In one window of Panthera uncia isolate 11264 chromosome F2, Puncia_PCG_1.0, whole genome shotgun sequence DNA:
- the LY6D gene encoding lymphocyte antigen 6D has translation MKPGLLLLVALAVAAGPALALRCHVCSSSTNCEKAQDCAASARYCRTITKLEPLLGNLVEKDCVESCTPTHNLQGQVSSGAMATRCCQGDLCNKSLQSSAPARSRLSGPAPGLALALGLLLAALLSAPSL, from the exons ATGAAGCCAGGTCTGCTGCTCCTCGTCGCACTGGCGGTAGCCGCGGGGccag CCCTTGCTCTCCGCTGTCACGTGTGCTCCAGCTCCACCAACTGCGAGAAAGCTCAGGACTGTGCGGCCAGCGCACGCTACTGCAGGACCATAACCAAGC TGGAGCCCCTGCTGGGGAACCTGGTGGAGAAGGACTGCGTGGAGTCGTGCACGCCCACGCACAACCTTCAGGGCCAGGTCAGCAGTGGCGCGATGGCCACCCGGTGCTGTCAGGGCGACCTGTGCAACAAGAGCCTGCAGAGCAGCGCCCCCGCCCGCAGCCGGCTcagcggccccgcccccggcctggCGCTGGCCCTGGGCCTCCTCCTCGCCGCCCTCCTCTCAGCCCCCAGCCTGTGA